A genomic window from Astatotilapia calliptera chromosome 12, fAstCal1.2, whole genome shotgun sequence includes:
- the LOC113033829 gene encoding tetraspanin-15, which produces MPSYNELRKTNYFYYFIKFTLNIYSMLFSLMGLCVLCVGVYAEVERQKNRTLEGLFLAPAVVLILLGLVMFTVSVVGMVGSLRDNKTLLHMFLCVLCVLLLLQAIALATALIFEKKTSALFQSTIREGIKHYYDDLDFKNILDYVQQKFSCCGGDEYKDWKVNQYHFCNGTGPLACGVPYTCCIRHKTEDVINTLCGYQTLDKQRETLHELIHVRGCIHAVNLWMSDNIGKTVGLCCAIGLPQLLGIVLSCIFWNLLVEMSESADMVDFKLKKFNYSELDLAGAGWCMCLPRDGGYLPVPVVEPERDPIDIHLEKLKKQPLRTHSQLQKLQQSRSATGLDEVDVGRKHKREH; this is translated from the exons ATGCCTTCCTACAATGAACTAAGGAAAACCAACTACTTCTACTACTTCATCAAATTTACCTTAAATATCTACTCAATGCTCTTCTCG CTGATGGGTCTTTGTGTACTGTGCGTGGGAGTGTATGCTGAAGTGGAAAGGCAGAAGAATCGAACCCTGGAGGGTCTTTTCCTGGCTCCTGCCGTGGTGCTCATCCTGCTGGGCTTGGTCATGTtcactgtgtcagtggtggGCATGGTTGGATCCCTCCGGGACAATAAGACCCTGCTACACATG TTCCTTTGTGTTCTCTGTGTCTTGCTGCTTCTCCAGGCAATTGCTCTCGCCACAGCTCTGATCTTTGAAAAAAAG ACGTCTGCCTTGTTTCAGAGCACTATACGAGAAGGAATTAAACACTACTACGACGATCTCGACTTCAAAAACATCTTGGACTACGTGCAGCAAAAG TTTTCATGTTGTGGAGGAGATGAGTATAAAGACTGGAAAGTCAACCAGTACCATTTCTGCAATGGTACTGGTCCACTAGCATGTGGGGTTCCATACACATGTTGTATTCGCCACAAG ACGGAAGACGTCATCAACACCCTGTGTGGTTACCAGACTCTGGATAAACAG CGTGAAACCCTGCATGAGCTGATCCATGTGCGAGGCTGCATCCACGCAGTCAACCTCTGGATGAGTGACAACATTGGAAAAACCGTTGGACTCTGCTGTGCCATTGGGCTGCCACAG CTGCTGGGTATCGTCCTGAGCTGCATCTTCTGGAACCTTCTGGTGGAGATGAGCGAGTCAGCTGACATGGTGGACTTCAAACTGAAGAAGTTTAATTACAGCGAGTTGGACCTGGCTGGTGCCGGATGGTGCATGTGCCTGCCCAGGGACGGTGGCTACCTGCCCGTCCCAGTCGTAGAGCCTGAACGTGACCCCATTGATATTCACCTGGAGAAGCTCAAGAAGCAGCCGCTTCGTACACACTCTCAGCTCCAAAAACTGCAGCAGTCCAGATCTGCCACTGGCCTGGATGAAGTAGACGTTGGCCGCAAGCATaaaagggaacactga